One genomic window of Panicum hallii strain FIL2 chromosome 6, PHallii_v3.1, whole genome shotgun sequence includes the following:
- the LOC112896174 gene encoding uncharacterized protein LOC112896174 isoform X1 encodes MPPSLLCLRPRPPLCGRSRSRSLYLHLSKQSLHPVTSPRTCRRPVSGAVAGQLVPRPLGTRWRWTGPTGIVACRCSSDAENGPPTPPQDMEKTLDGWPVLRRWDVPWEWPTISLTMVACAVSFLLTGMVEQASLEQLGFQVGEATLDEKAEVLFLGQFSTTVVVLGAIFGITNTFRPFSDDIFRYKFEEPFKLQNGWLLWAGIGILVAIISIALAGAAMTFLNGETPQRETDSLVILLPLIGSSGISTACLLGITGVLAPILEETVFRGFLMVSLTTWFSTPYAVLITAAMFAFAHLTPGEFPQLFVLGVVLGFSYAQTRNLLTPITIHAVWNSGVILLLTFLQLQGYDIKEMLQAS; translated from the exons ATGCCGCCGTCTCTCCTCTGCCTACGCCCCCGCCCGCCGTTGTGCGGCCGCTCTCGCAGCAGATCCCTGTACCTACATCTCTCCAAGCAGAGCCTGCACCCAGTTACCTCACCGAGAACATGCCGCCGTCCAGTGTCGGGGGCAGTAGCAGGGCAGCTCGTGCCGCGGCCGCTGGGGACCCGGTGGAGGTGGACGGGGCCGACGGGCATCGTCGCCTGCCGATGCTCCTCCGACGCCGAGAACGGACCGCCCACGCCTCCACAAGATATG GAGAAAACCTTGGATGGGTGGCCTGTCCTTCGCCGGTGGGATGTGCCGTGGGAGTGGCCAACCATTTCCCTCACCATGGTCGCATGTGCAGTAAG CTTTCTTCTGACAGGAATGGTTGAGCAAGCTAGTTTGGAGCAGTTAGGTTTTCAAGTTGGGGAGGCAACTCTAGATGAGAAAGCAGAAGTACTCTTCTTGGGACAATT TAGCACGACAGTTGTTGTGCTTGGAGCTATATTTGGCATCACCAATACCTTTCGACCATTCTCAGATGATATCTTTCGTTACA AATTTGAGGAACCATTTAAGTTGCAAAATGGTTGGCTTTTGTGGGCTGGAATCGGCATCCTTGTTGCAATAATTTCTATTGCTTTAGCTGGAGCTGCAATGACATTTCTGAATGGTGAAACGCCACAGAGAGAG ACTGACTCACTAGTCATTCTATTGCCACTGATTGGCTCATCAGGTATCAG CACTGCCTGTCTGCTGGGCATCACTGGGGTTTTGGCGCCGATTCTTGAGGAAACTGTCTTTCGAGGATTTCTAATGGTGTCCTTGACTACGTG GTTCTCCACTCCATATGCTGTGCTTATTACTGCAGCAATGTTTGCGTTCGCTCATCTTACACCAGGAGAGTTTCCGCAGCTTTTTGTACTTG GTGTTGTCTTAGGATTTTCATATGCTCAAACTCGCAATCTTCTTACTCCTATCACAATACATGCTGTCTGGAACTCTGGAGTAATATTGCTGCTAACCTTTCTTCAG CTGCAAGGTTATGATATAAAGGAGATGTTGCAGGCATCTTGA
- the LOC112896174 gene encoding uncharacterized protein LOC112896174 isoform X2 has translation MKSEKTLDGWPVLRRWDVPWEWPTISLTMVACAVSFLLTGMVEQASLEQLGFQVGEATLDEKAEVLFLGQFSTTVVVLGAIFGITNTFRPFSDDIFRYKFEEPFKLQNGWLLWAGIGILVAIISIALAGAAMTFLNGETPQRETDSLVILLPLIGSSGISTACLLGITGVLAPILEETVFRGFLMVSLTTWFSTPYAVLITAAMFAFAHLTPGEFPQLFVLGVVLGFSYAQTRNLLTPITIHAVWNSGVILLLTFLQLQGYDIKEMLQAS, from the exons ATGAAATCT GAGAAAACCTTGGATGGGTGGCCTGTCCTTCGCCGGTGGGATGTGCCGTGGGAGTGGCCAACCATTTCCCTCACCATGGTCGCATGTGCAGTAAG CTTTCTTCTGACAGGAATGGTTGAGCAAGCTAGTTTGGAGCAGTTAGGTTTTCAAGTTGGGGAGGCAACTCTAGATGAGAAAGCAGAAGTACTCTTCTTGGGACAATT TAGCACGACAGTTGTTGTGCTTGGAGCTATATTTGGCATCACCAATACCTTTCGACCATTCTCAGATGATATCTTTCGTTACA AATTTGAGGAACCATTTAAGTTGCAAAATGGTTGGCTTTTGTGGGCTGGAATCGGCATCCTTGTTGCAATAATTTCTATTGCTTTAGCTGGAGCTGCAATGACATTTCTGAATGGTGAAACGCCACAGAGAGAG ACTGACTCACTAGTCATTCTATTGCCACTGATTGGCTCATCAGGTATCAG CACTGCCTGTCTGCTGGGCATCACTGGGGTTTTGGCGCCGATTCTTGAGGAAACTGTCTTTCGAGGATTTCTAATGGTGTCCTTGACTACGTG GTTCTCCACTCCATATGCTGTGCTTATTACTGCAGCAATGTTTGCGTTCGCTCATCTTACACCAGGAGAGTTTCCGCAGCTTTTTGTACTTG GTGTTGTCTTAGGATTTTCATATGCTCAAACTCGCAATCTTCTTACTCCTATCACAATACATGCTGTCTGGAACTCTGGAGTAATATTGCTGCTAACCTTTCTTCAG CTGCAAGGTTATGATATAAAGGAGATGTTGCAGGCATCTTGA
- the LOC112896174 gene encoding uncharacterized protein LOC112896174 isoform X3 has product MVACAVSFLLTGMVEQASLEQLGFQVGEATLDEKAEVLFLGQFSTTVVVLGAIFGITNTFRPFSDDIFRYKFEEPFKLQNGWLLWAGIGILVAIISIALAGAAMTFLNGETPQRETDSLVILLPLIGSSGISTACLLGITGVLAPILEETVFRGFLMVSLTTWFSTPYAVLITAAMFAFAHLTPGEFPQLFVLGVVLGFSYAQTRNLLTPITIHAVWNSGVILLLTFLQLQGYDIKEMLQAS; this is encoded by the exons ATGGTCGCATGTGCAGTAAG CTTTCTTCTGACAGGAATGGTTGAGCAAGCTAGTTTGGAGCAGTTAGGTTTTCAAGTTGGGGAGGCAACTCTAGATGAGAAAGCAGAAGTACTCTTCTTGGGACAATT TAGCACGACAGTTGTTGTGCTTGGAGCTATATTTGGCATCACCAATACCTTTCGACCATTCTCAGATGATATCTTTCGTTACA AATTTGAGGAACCATTTAAGTTGCAAAATGGTTGGCTTTTGTGGGCTGGAATCGGCATCCTTGTTGCAATAATTTCTATTGCTTTAGCTGGAGCTGCAATGACATTTCTGAATGGTGAAACGCCACAGAGAGAG ACTGACTCACTAGTCATTCTATTGCCACTGATTGGCTCATCAGGTATCAG CACTGCCTGTCTGCTGGGCATCACTGGGGTTTTGGCGCCGATTCTTGAGGAAACTGTCTTTCGAGGATTTCTAATGGTGTCCTTGACTACGTG GTTCTCCACTCCATATGCTGTGCTTATTACTGCAGCAATGTTTGCGTTCGCTCATCTTACACCAGGAGAGTTTCCGCAGCTTTTTGTACTTG GTGTTGTCTTAGGATTTTCATATGCTCAAACTCGCAATCTTCTTACTCCTATCACAATACATGCTGTCTGGAACTCTGGAGTAATATTGCTGCTAACCTTTCTTCAG CTGCAAGGTTATGATATAAAGGAGATGTTGCAGGCATCTTGA
- the LOC112897949 gene encoding protein FEZ-like, with protein sequence MEARNDINMDKSDEILMPGFRFHPTDEELVSFYLKRKIQQKPISIELIRQLDIYKYDPWDLPKLASTGEKEWYFYCPRDRKYRNSVRPNRVTAAGFWKATGTDRPIYSSEGTKCIGLKKSLVFYKGRAARGMKTDWMMHEFRLPSLNDPSLPKRPVDKTIPLNDSWTICRIFKKTSSMAQRALSHTWGPPLPGATEAEMFSAFQSVQASEFALESSSCSLQVAAPAPASQFTSRHGLQGQQQQQNKVNNPSLDGSSCKLINFNYSQSLEPQNFPITFPFEVQTSQKTTAAAPMFFSTQPDHLSGFVVDSSAEVNGGIGSRSQDPSTRKPGNGFSMNNSDWEAGGRINFPFDLGADSSEDWRCNIPWESFLSPAAVQTELPH encoded by the exons ATGGAGGCGAGAAATGATATCAATATGGACAAGTCAGATGAGATCCTCATGCCGGGTTTCCGGTTTCACCCGACTGATGAAGAACTGGTCAGTTTCTACCTCAAGAGGAAGATCCAGCAAAAGCCTATCTCCATTGAGCTCATCAGGCAGCTGGACATCTACAAGTATGATCCATGGGATCTCCCAA AGCTTGCGAGCACCGGTGAGAAAGAGTGGTACTTCTACTGTCCAAGGGACAGGAAATACCGCAACAGCGTGAGACCAAACAGAGTCACAGCAGCCGGGTTCTGGAAGGCCACAGGGACAGACAGGCCAATCTATTCCTCTGAGGGTACCAAGTGCATAGGCCTGAAGAAGTCTCTTGTGTTCTACAAAGGGAGAGCGGCAAGAGGGATGAAAACTGACTGGATGATGCATGAATTCAGGCTCCCTTCGCTCAACGATCCCTCGCTCCCCAAGCGACCCGTTGACAAGACCATTCCACTTAAT GACTCCTGGACTATCTGTAGGATCTTCAAGAAGACCAGCTCCATGGCGCAACGAGCACTGTCGCACACCTGGGGGCCACCACTGCCTGGGGCAACTGAGGCAGAGATGTTCTCTGCGTTCCAGTCAGTGCAAGCTTCAGAGTTTGCTCTGGAGAGCTCATCTTGCTCACTGCAAGTTGCAGCACCTGCACCTGCAAGCCAGTTCACCAGCAGACATGGTTTGCAAGGTCAGCAACAGCAGCAGAACAAGGTGAACAACCCATCTCTTGACGGCTCCTCATGCAAGCTCATCAACTTCAACTACAGCCAATCCCTAGAACCCCAGAACTTCCCCATCACTTTCCCTTTTGAAGTGCAAACATCGCAGAAGACCACAGCTGCTGCGCCAATGTTCTTCAGTACGCAGCCTGATCACCTCAGTGGATTTGTAGTCGATTCTTCTGCCGAAGTCaatggcggcatcggtagcagGAGCCAGGATCCATCCACCAGGAAGCCTGGCAATGGCTTCAGCATGAACAACAGTGACTGGGAAGCTGGGGGGAGGATCAACTTCCCTTTTGATCTGGGTGCAGATTCTTCAGAGGACTGGAGATGCAACATACCCTGGGAGTCCTTCCTGAGCCCAGCTGCTGTCCAGACTGAGCTGCCACACTAG
- the LOC112896298 gene encoding 60S ribosomal protein L34-like, with the protein MVQRLTYRKRHSYATKSNQTRVVKTPGGRLVYQYTKKRASGPKCPVTGKKIQGIPHLRPAEYKRSRLSRNRRTVNRPYGGVLSGTAVRERIIRAFLVEEQKIVKKVLKIQKTKDKTATK; encoded by the exons atggTGCAGCGCCTCACCTACCGGAAGCGTCACAGCTACGCGACCAAGTCCAACCAGACCCGGGTCGTCAAGACCCCAG GTGGGAGGCTTGTGTACCAGTACACCAAGAAGAGGGCGAGCGGGCCCAAGTGCCCCGTCACCGGAAAGAAGATTCAGGGG ATCCCCCACTTGAGGCCTGCTGAGTACAAGAGGTCCAGGTTGTCTAGGAATCGCAGGACTGTGAACCGTCCTTATGGTGGAGTGCTCTCTGGAACTGCTGTTAGGGAGAG GATCATCCGTGCTTTCTTGGTTGAGGAGCAGAAGATTGTCAAGAAGGTCCTGAAAATACAGAAAACCAAGGACAAGACAGCCACAAAGTAG